CTTTATAAGCCTCTGAGATCTCGACAATGATGTCAACACGACAATCTCTGTGTTCTGTTACTAAACAGTGTCCACAGTTGAGTGACTGGTGGGTCGGgcagaaatatttgattaactCTTCAGGATGGATGTCGCAAGGCTCAGTGCTGAGTTGGGCATCTGATTGAACTCCCATCTTTGTCGGCATACATCTCTTATCTAACAGGACATGGTACTTTGACATGTGTTGCTTCTTATGAAATTGCACGCAGGCTACGCACAAACCCTCCTTGCAAACAGTACAGTAGGCCTCAGCCTGGAGGGTTTCCCCATCCTGGTAGCAGGGCTGGCAGTAGGTTGTGTTTAATGAAGAGGCTTCTGTCTGGGGGTTCTTACTAGACATCTCCATCGCACTTCAGGCtatgtaatataaaacagtCAATATAAAGCCAGCTAATAATAAATGGTAATTCTTAATCGAGTTAATCGAGcagaaatatgtttgtaatatgATCCCAGCTTAAAGGGACTCGATGAACAATTAAGCTGCTCGTTTATCATGATTGATGACcatgtgttttttgttcatGCCTTGTGACACTATATATTGGGAACATAATATAAAAGGGTATTGCTTGCTTCTCAACTATGTTAAAGTAaatgacagaaatgtttatCGCAGTTTCTTTCTTTATGTTctttaataaaagataaaacgAAAGCGGACTTATAAAAAAGCCAATTTTGCAAAACAACTAAACCCCGATGCATCAAACTCCATGGGACGGGCGAAAATAGCTCGAGCCACGGGAAAATCAAGccttttacatccagttcgagccaacgtggagatcgagccaaacgagttcgagccaacggataatgtcagcatatttatgaatgtttgCCCTTTGTGTTTTACATATGTGTTCCTTACTCATGAAATCctttacaatgataaaaaacCATGATGCATTCACATATATAAGTGTATATCGGatacattttacattgtaaaataGATTTTATGTCAGGGCAAATAACACCAATTCGGAAAAGCCTACTCCTTGTTACATACCTAATGTCTTAAAATTGACACAGGACGGTTAATCAAAGCATGACATCGCAGACAATTGCCTACCTTCCATATTTATGAGTTTTTAAACTAAATGGTTTGTGACTTTAAAGATAACAGACttaacatgctggatctacttgatctacttttttattctttgcaTATTCACCGCATTGTTTTTCCTCGTGCACCGGATATTGACATTTTACCGAATACACAGTGGTTAtgttcaaccaattttatttttcttatgaGAAACATAGCTCGTTTTTCTAATGTTGTTTATAGTTTAGTACACAAGTGGAGCTTTCTCCCCATATATGGTGTTGGGGGTCGTGAAGCACTAGATATCGGTGTTATCTTgcatgtaaattgtttaattgacattaaaacatttaggaaatttatttagtggtctGTGACCTTTTTCGGTTTCGGAGTTAGGCCATATCAAATCATTTCTATGTTAAGCGTCCGGAGACGGGTAGATTTTGGGGttcccaatccaaaaaaaagCTCTTCATATGATCAACGGTCTTGCcgaataattttcatttcattttactttaattcCGACTACAGAACACACTTGTCATCAACAAGCTTCACATTAAGTACTAGTACCATTGACATTCGGTATCAGAAAGTGACGAATTCTGTGTGATTCCCATGATCAACACacttaaatacttattttatttgaactcaTTTTGCAGTGGAAATCTATCTTACAATTAAGATGGTCTAGAATGGACTAAGCTAGGAGGCTCTGGTGTTTATATTCTACATAGGGTGTTACTCATTTGAAGAAGAACTGAActgatatttgacatttaattattacataacgaTATAAAAGATTGATATTTGTCAagtttaatacaatatattattgAGTAGAAATCGTTTTCATAAGCTGGCAGTTTTGGTACAAACTACCCCCTGATCCGCATTTTCCGAAATACTCTACTGACTTGCTCCCCTTGGCGTTGCTATACTTGCGTAGTTGCTTTCCTTGGTACTGCCTCTCGGTTTTGATAAAGAATGAAGATGAAACGGGAGCCAGTCAATCGACATATCAACTTCCGCCTTCGCGACATTCAGTAAAACAACATGTACTCCTTTTTTTCGGGGGTTCGTTCATTTTTTTCAGGATAGCAAGATAGGTTTTTATACTAAGGCTTGACTCCAATCATAAAAGCcattggttgtccggttagcgcagggGTCAGCTCGCTCGCTGCTCACCAATGCGACCCCGGTTCGATTCCCGACCTGGGTGcgtgtgagtttggttagtggtaaatagagaatactaggttagtgccgttgatggaggaagtttatctggcaaggcggaggaatttatcgggtgagccgaaggcgaaATGAAAGCTACATTTTTAGCTAgaagcgcactcgcttctcaccaaggcgaccccgGTTTGATTTCCGGCCTGAGTGCacgtgagtttggttagtggtaaccaagccggacaagtgggttttctccgggttctccggtttttcccacaacaaaagaccacactctcgtgcaacatcgcgccaacgagagtgacttagtataagctatcatagcttcctacacaaccattgtaaaatatataatggttaaagttaGCATAAAAGCAATGTGGTATGGCCTTATTTTGAACCTATTCAAAACGATAAAGAACGCtactgtatgtgttgtaacCATCTcaatattgaagatgaataccatttaGTATGTATATGCCcatgttatttagttattagACAGAAGTACATAAAACGTCATTATTATgttcgccccccccccccccctcccccgtGTTTAAATATCATCAACTATTAAACTTTGTTAATAGAACTGAGCTGTTTAAGCTCTGTAAAAACGTTAAAGAATCACTATGTATCCGTAActgtattcaaaacaatacataattcTGTTCATCCTATTTTACAACCTGTTtattaagtgacactcttattcaaaataaatacatacacatgtataacaaacataaattttgagtcataaacctttaaatatttagtaaataatgcatttatggaaaatgttaattagTGACAACAAGATTTAAACCCTGTATTTGATAGCTAAAAACGTAAAATTATTGAaggattggtgaatgctaaatgactgtactgtgatctactgtcgtctcatcaggtagaaatgccgtgttttctgcacctcgctttcaaataaaactcggtatccttcataaaaagcATTGTATTTCACGTTTAGTCAtccttttttggtatatttaaagaattgtattatttgtggtaaatcttatttgggagtaagagtgcatcgtTAAGCTGTTATGCTACTGCGTTTACATATGTATACCTTAtagtttaatattataattgaataacgctcctgtaacacaaatatttgtttaactttagATTTACCTTGTACAtacacatgacatatttaagtgaattattatGTGATTAGACGATGTACGATAGTATAAGTCTTAATgaaatatctgttctgttctgttctgttctgttctgttcttaaaTCCATTAGATGTTTCCACAATGACAACATGCATTAgtgttatttattgaaatgtatacTTTCACAGGCTCAAacgttaaagatgcactctaactcaCAATTAAGATTAACCAcgatttataatattgtttgaatattccaaaaaaggatgaatacatgtcaaaaacattgtttttatgaaagataccgagtttaatttaaaagatatgagcataaaacacgatatttcaaccttatgagactatCGTAGACCAcattaaatcttttagcattcaccaatcatttaataattttgcgctttctactattaaatacacggttataatcttgttatcagtaattaatactttccataaatgcattattttgtaagttgTTAAAGCTTTATcacttaaaaatcaaaattgatatttgttatacatgtacaggtttatgtattgattttgaataagagtgtcacattTCAAAAATGGATATGAGTTGAAACTTAAACACTGTATTTCGTAAATTTAACTGAATGACAGAATGGATTTCAATAGAAGCGGCGTCTTAAAATAGGTTAAGATgagaatataataatataatattaagtgAGTATTAGATTTAACTTAACAAGCGAATATcttgaaatataacaatgaatttttaccttctttctttaaatgaaataaatccaCCCTATATCGCCATTGTTTAACGAGGTGATAACATCCTCACTTGGTACATGATAACACTCACCCTTATCAAGAACAATgatatgataaatcatgtttactttacaaaagaaaatctgtACTTTTTTACTGAAACCCTCATTTATAATACGCGGTATTTAGGGTCGATTTAAAGGGTATTCGGGACACACGAGGGTGGTACGCTGTATGCAGGGTCGATTTATAGGGAACTCGGGGGCCACAGGGGTGGTGCGCGGTATTCAGGGGCGGTTTATGGGGAACTTGGGGGCCACAAGGGTGGTGCGCGGTATTCAGGGGCGGTTTATAAGGAACTCGGGGAACACAAAGGTGGTGCGCGGATATCAGGGGCGGTTAATGGTATACTCAGGATGCACGAGGGCGGTGCGCGGTATTCAGGGCCGATTAATGGGGTACTCGGGGCACACGAGGGTGGTGCGCGGTATTCAGGGACGGTTAATGGGGTACTCGGGACACACGAGGGTGGAGCGCGGTATTCAGGGACGGTTAATTGGGTACTCGGGACACACGAGGTTGGAGCGCGGTATTCAGGGACGGTTAACTGGTTACTCGGGACACACGAGGGTGGTGCACGGTATTCAGGGGCAGTAAATGGGGTACTTGGGACACACGAGGGTGGAACGCGGTATTTAGGGGCAGTAAATTGGGTACTCGGGACACACGAGGGTGGAGCGCGGTTTTCAGGGGCAGTAAATGGGGTACTCGGTACACACGAGGGTGGAGCGCGGTATTCAGGGACGGTTAATTGGGTACTCAGGACACACGAGGTTGGAGCGCGGTATTCAGGGACGGTTAATTGGTTACTCGGGACACACGAGGGTGGTGCGCGGTATTCAGGGGCAGTAAATGGGGTACTTGGGACACACGAGGGTGGAGCGCGGTATTCAGGGGCAGTAAATGGGGTACTCGGGACACACGAGGGTGGAGCGCGGTATTCAGGGGCAGTAAATGGGGTACTTGGGACACACGAGGGTGGAGCGCGGTATTCAGGGGCAGTAAATGGGGTACTCGGGACACACGAGAGTTGTGCGCGGTATTCAGGGGCGGTTAATGTTGTACTCAGGACACACGAGGTTGGAGCGCGGTATTCAGGGACGGTTAATTGGTAACTCGGGACACACGAGGGTGGTGCGCGGTATTCAGGGGCAGTAAATGGGGTACTTGGGACACACGAGGGTGGAACGCGGTATTCAGGGGCAGTAAATGGGGTACTCGGGACACACGAGGGTGGAGCGCGGTTTTCAGGGGCAGTAAATGGGGTACTCGGGACACACGAGAGTTGTACGCGGTATTCAGGGGCGGTTAATGTTGTACGAGGGACACACGAGGGTGGTGCGCGGTATTCAGGGCCGGTTTATAGGGAACTCGGGACACACGAGGTGGGTGCGCGGTATTCAGGGGCAATTAATGGGGTACTCGGGACACACGAGGGTGGTGCGCGGTATTCAGAGGCGGTTGCACATGGTAcgcattatttaacatttaggtTTTATTCAGAATGTATACTCTCAACTACGTTCAATTGTTAGTGTTACGAATAGTTCAGATAGCAATTGAAGAAGCTTTCAGTACTCAAAGGAGTAAAAGCTAGGAAGTATGTGGAGATCCAATTGTAGACTTGAATATAATTCCTGAATATTCGCTTTTTTTATTCTTCCTTAAACGTTCAATCATATACACTATATATAATTCTAATAATTAAGTGCAAAAGAATTAAAAGAGTACATTTATGCAGAATACAGCcacctttaataaaaaaacctaAGAAACAGAACAtgtgttataaattatatgttctTGAAAGGATACTGTCATATAGGACTGAGTTGGCTTTACAAATGACATTCGATATTCATTATTCAAATCTCGGTTTAAACGCCATTCACGAGTCCAGTTTGTGTTACTCTGAGAGATAATCGCAACATTTGCATCATTCACGAAAGTCGCTATACtttgctactactacttctactattactactactgctactgctactactattactactactactgcttctgccACGACAACGACCTTCACAGCCACAATcactaccaccatcaccacctttaccaccactaccaccaccaccaacaacaacaacacacgacaagtacactttttatcaccaccaccaccaccaccaccacacgACAACGACACCctttaccaccaccaccaccatcacacGAAAACGACACCctttaccaccaccaccaccaccaccaccaccaccacacgACAACGATCACctttaccaccaccaccaccaccacctttACCACCAgttccatcaccaccaccaccactaccaccaccaccacacgACAACGACCACctttaccaccaccaccaccaacaccaccaacaccaacaccacaCGACAACGACCACCTTTACCACAACTACCtttaccaccactaccaccaacACCATCCCCACCACAAGACTACGATAACctttaccaccaccaccacacgACAACGACCACCTTTACCACCACAACCTttacaaccactaccaccaacaccatcaccaccacacGACAACGACAACctttaccaccaccaccaccaccaccacaaccacttccaccaccaccacaagaCACCGACCACCTTTGCCACCATCATAACCACTACAacgaccaccaccactaccaacaccaacaccaccacaaCGACCACCACCACACGACAACGGCCACCACTACCACCTCACTAACCACCACAACGACCACTACCACAtcactactgctactactgcttctTCTCTCCCCTCCTCCAAATTCACAATTACTGTTAAAAGTACAGTGCTCTGATTTTGCGCCTACAGGGTTAAGAagtttaaatgtcacaaaaccCACAACGCGAACGGGTTAAATATCTACCATATCTGCTGTATCTGTTTTTCAATACATTAAAATTTGTCAGCTCATTCAGTTAGATATTAAATTCTTTgtcttcaaaacaaaatgtattgatattttattttgtcgtTTTATAATAAGACATGATGAATTCATTGAAAAATGATTAACACTTTGGTATTATTGAACGACCACATTCATGCTATTGTTAAAACCCTTTGTCTTAAATTTGGAACGATTTGCGCTTGACACATTCAGTGTCTTATAAAGCCATTTTAACCATCTTTCGTTTCGAAATACATtagttaaaataataagttataCTTAAATTGTTGAAATGCTTTGGATAAAAAGTGGGAACTTGTAGGCTTATAAGTAAATATCTCAACGACGTCAGGATGACGTCATATCTACTCTTGATTTTGATCATTAGTGCCACCTTGTGGGGTAAATCATACGGGCAAATTGACGTGACTCGTAAGtggtattgtttatataaaataaattgaattactGTTTcagaataaatttaaaagaaaaatacttcAAGCATGTTTTCTAATACTATATTTGTcaaaaatgagtaaaacatgttgagtaatatataaaagaataatGGATTGTATCATCCTAGTCCCCCAGCGAATGGCTGTTATGATAATGTCGACGCGTGTTGAtcctgtaaacaatttcttacAGCTGATAAAAAATCCATGCATTATCTTTTTCTGAATGCCCAATTAAAACCATATTGCtacaaaaaaatcttaattatacacGCCATAATGCGCTCGCGCCTTGACCGAACAGACCGTCGTATGACGTCAATAGGGTCAAtcggtaagcgcagtggttagcgcactcggcTCTCACCAACGCGATCCGTGTTAGATTTCCGGCCTGGACgcttgtgagtttggttagtggtcaacaagccggacaagtgggtttcctccggggcTCGATGTACCCGCAAGTATTAGAGTTTGATTCAGAGGttagtttcttaaaatacttctacaaaccttttcacaataacTGATGGAGAACTGTCaacacattattttggaaacaggtttgtcgaagtgtttgattaaACTAATCACTTTATTacactccggtaataaaacgaactCTTTAAGCGatatagactgccctttgtttcatttacaatggtagagtaaaagaaaagttaactTTGATTcatgtcttcattttaagcaaaatattgccttccgacgtagcaaaTATGACGTAATTTTTCACGAGGTATATATATTTGGCAatctttataatgttttttttattatatacctatcataaatccacatgcaatacatatcgcaaaatacggtgcaatacggccgtattccactcttgtgacgtcacgtcaaaacaagtatcgttgcgcgatgttaaaatgacgtcatttaaaaaaatagtacgTCGTTTAAATGGCATTTATTATGAAAGCATGTggcttttgatattttattttctacagCATGCAATGATGTTGCCGAATGCACAACCCTAGAATATTCGGTGTGTGACTTGTCCGATACACTGAAGTGCATTTGCCTCTTCTCCGAGGGATTCACGCCAAACGATAATAAGGACGGATGTAATTACGGTATGTTAAAGaatatttatgaattaaaacacaccactgagggtcatgtGACGTTATAAGGAACGACAAGTCAGCCaacgaaggtgtatatggattGAGGCGTTAGCTTAAGTCTTTCCATTTTCGGGAGccgactggccggtccttatatgGCACAATTCGTGTGTTATGTACCtaatattataccgaacattaaTATTACCATTCACTATTTTGAAAAGCGCTTTTGATgctttttattgaacaaagcagttcatgtttatttgcGACAATTGTTCGACATTGTAAAAATCGAAAGTCGCCATGTTGGTGACTTCAGTGGTCCATATTACTTTTTGGCAGGGTCCGTGATAtgtgatatggaccgctgacgtcataaaactagactctttttaattaaaatacactgCTATATATGGACCGCTCGACTTTATAAACACAGCCCAATGTTCTGACACTCAGATTCAGAAaagataaattttaattttattggtTAAACGCTGTTATAGGAGCAAAGATTGAAAAGAAGTGATGAATGTGTAACATTGCATCTGTTCTACAATAAGAAAGCCGATGTATATCGGCCTCGGGGcaacagttcagaagtcatcccagttttgactgttacacaAATTCCCTTGCGAAAACTTGAGATATTGCTGTCTGGAGACCATAGCCCATATCGACGTCTGGTACCATATACAATATTGACTTCTGGtgacattatataaatagtgCATCGCTTCTAGCGTTATAGTACAAATTGTCAACATTCGGATAAATACCCGAGGCCAAGCCAACAGTATCGTCTCCTGATCCCAATTAACATCATCCTCTGGTGACAATATTAAAGTTATATTCAAAAAGTCGGCCAAATATTCATTTCGAATGGCCGTATTTAATATAGATGTCTGGCAAACTTAATCAATACTGATGAACTTATCCAAAAGGGATGTCTGGTGACCCTAATCAATACTGATGAACTTATCCAAAAGGGATGTCTGGTGACCCTATTCAACAATGATGAACTTACCAAATAGTGATATATAATAACCATATTCAGTACTGATGAACTTATCCAATAGTGATATATAATAACCATATTCAATACTGATGAACTTACCAAATAGTGATATATAATAACCATATTCAATACTGATGAACTTATCCAATAGTGATATATAATAACCATATTCAATACTGATGAACTTACCAAATAGtgatatataataacaatattcaaTACTAAGGAACTTATCAAATAGTGATATATAATAACCATATTCAATACTGATGAACTTACCAAATAGTGATATATAATAACCATATTCAATACCAATGAACTTATCCAATAGTGATATATAATAACCATATTCAATTCTAATGAACTTATCCAATAGTGATGACTAGTGACCCTATTCAATACTAATGAACTTATCCAATAGTGATGTCTATCGACCCTATTCAATACTAATGAACTTATCAATAGTGATGTCTAGTGACCCTATTCAATATTAATGAACTTATCCAATACTGATGTCTATCGACCCTATTCAATACTAATGAACTTATCCAATAGTGATGTCTGGTGACCCTATTCAATACTGATGAACTTATCCAATAGTGATGTCTAGTGACCCTATTCAATACTTATGAACTTATACAATAGTGATGTCTTGTGAACTCAATACTGATGAACTTATCCAATAGTGGTGTCTAACGACCCTATTCAAAACTAATGAACTTATCAAATAGTGATGTCTGGTGACCCTATTCAATACTGATCAACTTATCCAATAGTGCTGTCTAGTGACGCTATTCAATACTGATGAACTTATCCAATAGTGATGTCTAGTGCCCCTATTCAATACTGATGAACTTATCCAATAGTGATGTCTATCGACCCAATTCAATACTAATGAACATCCAATAGTGATGACTAGTGACCCAATTTAATACTTATGAACTGATCCAATAGTGGTGTCTATCGACCCTGTTCAATACTGATCAACTAATCCAGTAGTGATAATTAATGAGCCTATTAAATACTGATGAATTATCCAATAGTGATGTCTATTGACCCTATTCGATACCGATGAACTTATCCAGCAGGGATGTCTGGTGACCCTATTCAATACTTCTGAACGTATTCAATAGTGATGTCTAGTGACCCTATTCAATACTGATGAACTTATCCAATAGTGATGTCTATCGACCCTATTCAATACTAATGAACTTATCCAATAGTGATGACTAGTGACCCTATTCAATACTTA
The DNA window shown above is from Mya arenaria isolate MELC-2E11 chromosome 6, ASM2691426v1 and carries:
- the LOC128237900 gene encoding uncharacterized protein LOC128237900 gives rise to the protein MKMKREPVNRHINFRLRDIQVFGTHEGGTLYAGSIYRELGGHRGGARYSGAVYGELGGHKGGARYSGAVYKELGEHKGGARISGAVNGILRMHEGGARYSGPINGVLGAHEGGARYSGTVNGVLGTHEGGARYSGTVNWVLGTHEVGARYSGTVNWLLGTHEGGARYSGAVNGVLGTHEGGTRYLGAVNWVLGTHEGGARFSGAVNGVLGTHEGGARYSGTVNWVLRTHEVGARYSGTVNWLLGTHEGGARYSGAVNGVLGTHEGGARYSGAVNGVLGTHEGGARYSGAVNGVLGTHEGGARYSGAVNGVLGTHESCARYSGAVNVVLRTHEVGARYSGTVNW